Genomic segment of Myxococcus stipitatus:
GGGCCTGGTGCCTGGTGCTGAACCCGCGCTACGGCGTCATTCGCGACATGTTCCGGAACAACGCGGGCCTGGGAATCGCCGTACTCGGCGAGGCCATCGTCCCGCGCGGCTACGCCGAGCGGGAGGGGGAGGGCATCTCCGTCCAGTTCGACCCGGACCACGACCCGTCCTGGCTCGCGTTCGCCAACTGCAAGGCGCTGTGGCTGGGAGAGCCTTCGCACCGCCAGGAGATGACGGGCTCGGTCGACGAGCGCTTCTCGACGCTGGAGGAGGTGGAGTGTCTGGGCTCGGCCCTGGTCGTCCATGGCGGCCGGAAGGACAAGGCGGGGAGCGAGCATTCCTCCGACCCCAGCCTGGAGCGGCTGACCGCCATCACCCAGGACGGCATGCTGACGGAGGCGGTGCTCTTCGAGGTGGGGACTCGCATCCATCCCCAAATCGTCCTCACCCTCGACGACGACGTGCGCCAGCGGCTCAAGGCCTATGTGCTCAAGCACGTCCTGGTGCCCGTCCCGACGGCGGGAGGCCATGACCTGTGAGGGCCTGGCCTCACCGCCCGCGGACTACCGAGGCAGCTTGAAGCGGAGCGTGAAGACGTACGAGACGCTCGTGGCCCGGCCCTGGAAGGTCACCGGCGTGTAGCGCCGGTGGTGCAGGGCGTTGAGCGTCTCTTCGTTCATGTGCTCCAGGCCCTTGATGACGCGGCAGTCGCGCACGAG
This window contains:
- a CDS encoding tetratricopeptide repeat protein, with translation MKRMEASAVAYRVEGRDSPPGGWADQLWPQRVSARDAPRVKEENGERVVVDWPGNPPAVNALLDEAEPHFEARRYAQAAKLYEQATNTCPDCYLAWNFRGDAALFSGDAATALEHYRRAIQVNPNDHRSWFFQGNALARLGRFKEALDSWAWCLVLNPRYGVIRDMFRNNAGLGIAVLGEAIVPRGYAEREGEGISVQFDPDHDPSWLAFANCKALWLGEPSHRQEMTGSVDERFSTLEEVECLGSALVVHGGRKDKAGSEHSSDPSLERLTAITQDGMLTEAVLFEVGTRIHPQIVLTLDDDVRQRLKAYVLKHVLVPVPTAGGHDL